A genome region from Littorina saxatilis isolate snail1 linkage group LG16, US_GU_Lsax_2.0, whole genome shotgun sequence includes the following:
- the LOC138949919 gene encoding ankyrin-3-like, with protein sequence MLINSGVDINITDTAGETPLLKACWQGKVDTVKMLLVKGADLHIANKHGITPLHMACWNGHTDTALILINSGADIDTTDTAGETALLKACWKGKANTVKMLLHAASYKGHTDIALMLINSGVDINITDTARETALYKACRQGKVDTVKMLLEKGAHLHIANKHGITPLHAACWNGRIDTALILINSGADIDATCTARETALLKACWKGKANTVKMLLEKGAHLHIANKHGITPLHIACWNGRIDTSLVLIDSGTDIDSTDKAGETALLKACWKGKANTVKMLLENGADPHITRGDGTTHLHTACYNGHTDIALMLINSDVDINIIDTAGQTALYTACSQGKVDTVKMLLEKGADPHIAMGNGTTPLHTACYQGHTDIALMLINSCVDINIIDTARQTALFMACQQGKFDTVKLLLEKSADSNIPSKRGLTPLHVACRENHESVVKLLLSWGVNTGVRDNAGNTACQLARQKQSCNITINSGVDIIITDTAGETALLKAGRQGKAKTVKMLLEKGADLHIANKLGITPLHTTSYNGHTDTALILINSGADIDATDTAGQTALYKACWQGKVDTVKMLLEKGADPHIAMGDGTTPLRIACYNGNTDIAVMLINRGVDIQKTDTNGETALYEACWQGNAETVKMLLKKGADPHVAKVDGRTPLHTACYNGHTDIALMLINSDVDINITDTAGQTALYKACWQGKVDTVKMLLDEGADPQIANLNGRTPLHTACYNGHTDIALMLINSDVDINIIDTAGQTALFMACQQGKVDTVKMLLEKGADSNIPSKRGLTPLHVACSENHESVVRLLLSWGVNTGVRDNAGNTACQLARQKQLRNITTLFKLQTMEGRNRSKKCLVS encoded by the coding sequence ATGTTGATAAATAGTGGTGTTGATATTAACATAACAGACACAGCTGGAGAAACCCCTCTGCTCAAAGCATGCTGGCAGGGAAaggtggacactgtcaagatgttgctggTGAAAGGCGCCGACCTACACATTGCAAACAAACACGGTATCACACCCTTACACATGGCATGTTGGAATGGACATACTGACACAGCACTGATTCTGATCAACAGTGGTGCTGACATTGATACAACAGACACAGCAGGGGAAACTGCACTGTTAAAAGCATGTTGGAAGGGCAAAGCaaacactgtcaagatgttgctcCACGCTGCTTCTTACAAAGGACACACTGATATAGCACTGATGCTGATAAATAGTGGTGTCGATATTAACATTACGGACACAGCTAGAGAAACTGCTCTGTACAAAGCATGCCGGCAGGGAAaggtggacactgtcaagatgttgctggagaaaggCGCCCATCTACACATTGCAAACAAACACGGTATCACACCCTTACATGCTGCATGTTGGAATGGACGTATTGACACAGCACTGATTCTGATCAACAGTGGTGCTGACATTGATGCAACATGCACAGCCAGAGAAACTGCACTGTTAAAAGCATGTTGGAAGGGCAAAGCaaacactgtcaagatgttgctggagaaaggCGCCCATCTACACATTGCAAACAAACACGGTATCACACCCTTACACATTGCATGTTGGAATGGACGTATTGACACATCACTGGTACTGATCGACAGTGGTACTGACATTGATTCAACAGACAAAGCTGGGGAAACTGCACTGTTAAAAGCATGTTGGAAGGGCAAAGCaaacactgtcaagatgttgcttGAAAACGGAGCTGACCCACACATTACAAGGGGGGATGGCACAACACATCTCCACACCGCTTGTTACaatggacacactgacatagcGCTGATGCTGATCAATAGTGATGTTGATATTAACATAATAGACACGGCTGGACAAACTGCTCTGTACACAGCATGTAGTCAGGGAAaggtggacactgtcaagatgttgctggagaaaggTGCTGACCCACACATTGCAATGGGGAATGGCACAACACCTCTCCACACTGCTTGTTACCAAGGACACACTGACATAGCGCTGATGCTGATAAATAGTTGTGTCGATATTAACATAATAGACACAGCTCGACAAACTGCTCTGTTCATGGCATGCCAGCAGGGAAAGTTCGACACTGTCAAGCTGTTGCTAGAGAAAAGTGCTGATAGTAATATCCCATCCAAACGAGGCCTGACACCGCTGCACGTAGCTTGCAGAGAAAACCACGAGTCTGTAGTCAAGCTGCTGTTGTCCTGGGGAGTCAACACTGGTGTTAGAGATAATGCGGGCAATACAGCATGCCAACTTGCAAGACAAAAGCAATCATGCAATATAACGATAAATAGTGGTGTTGATATTATTATAACAGACACAGCTGGAGAAACCGCTCTGCTCAAAGCAGGAAGGCAGGGAAAGGCGAaaactgtcaagatgttgctcGAGAAAGGCGCCGACCTACACATTGCAAACAAACTCGGTATCACACCCTTACACACAACATCTTACaatggacacactgacacagcgcTGATACTGATCAACAGTGGTGCAGACATTGATGCAACAGACACAGCTGGGCAAACTGCTCTGTACAAAGCATGCTGGCAGGGAAaggtggacactgtcaagatgttgctggagaaaggaGCTGACCCACACATTGCAATGGGGGACGGCACAACACCTCTCCGCATTGCTTGTTACAATGGGAACACTGACATAGCTGTAATGTTGATCAACAGAGGTGTGGACATAcagaaaacagacacaaacGGTGAAACAGCACTATACGAAGCATGCTGGCAGGGCAACGCAGAGACTGTTAAGATGTTGCTGAAAAAAGGAGCTGACCCACACGTTGCAAAGGTGGACGGCAGAACACCTCTACACACTGCTTGTTACaatggacacactgacatagcGCTAATGTTGATAAATAGTGATGTTGATATTAACATTACAGACACAGCTGGACAAACCGCTTTGTACAAAGCATGCTGGCAGGGAAaggtggacactgtcaagatgttgctggaTGAAGGTGCTGACCCGCAGATTGCAAATCTGAATGGCAGAACACCTCTACACACTGCTTGTTACaatggacacactgacatagcGCTGATGCTGATCAATAGTGATGTTGATATTAACATAATAGACACGGCTGGACAAACTGCTCTGTTCATGGCATGCCAGCAGGGAAaggtggacactgtcaagatgttgctggagaaaggaGCTGATAGTAATATCCCATCCAAACGAGGCCTGACACCGCTGCACGTAGCTTGCAGTGAGAACCACGAGTCCGTTGTCAGACTGCTGTTGTCCTGGGGAGTCAACACTGGTGTTAGAGATAATGCGGGCAATACAGCATGCCAACTTGCAAGACAAAAACAGTTACGCAATATAACGACACTTTTTAAATTACAGACGATGGAAGGAAGAAACAGATCAAAGAAATGCTTGGTTTCATGA